CCCACAATATGCATATATTGTGATAACGAAGCAACAATTGGTAGAGCACAGAACGTAATGTATAATGGTAAGTTGAGACACATGCGTCGTCGACACAATACCGTTAGACAATTGATCTCAACTAGAGTTATCTCTATTGATTTTGTAAGATCAAAAGATAACACTGTGGGTCCACTAACCAAAGGGTTAAACCGAGATTAAGTTGATAAAACATCGAAAGGAATGGGACTAAAGCCCGTGAATATGTAAGGCGTTATGTGAAGGAAAACCCAACCTAGTTGACTGGAGATCCCAAGATCTAGGTTCAATGGGACAACCTACTTGCATAGACCTTGTGAGGTCACTGTGGGGGTTCTTATCCCGAGTCTATTCCTATGATGaaaatagtgattaaaatgtGGAAAAAGGTTAAGCAATGTTTTTAATGACCATTGTTTGTTTCGGTGAAACAGACAATATAAGTCAGCTATGTAAGAGTGAAGTAGGGCCGCTTCAAGGAGACTATTGGGGCATAATTCTCTAAGCTCTTGTAGAACCAGGAGGATGTTCACGGCCATATGAACATACCCATAAGAACCAAAAATCTTGCTAGGAAGGTATTTGCGTGAGGAATATCATTGTTTACACAAACAGCGGAACAATTTTGGGACATCACGTCTACTGGtcagctagtaaagtaaatatactttcacaatggaaggTTCAAGGGTTGATGCCTACCTATGCAAATATCGAACATAGAATCTATCACCTCTTTGAGTCTTTAACTATTTGCGTGAGGAATATTATCGTTTACATAAACGGCAGAACAGTTTAAGGACATCGCGCCACTGGtcagctagtaaagtaaatatactttcacaaaagaagGTTCAAGGGTTGATGTCTACCTATCCTATGCAAATATCGAACATAGAATCTATCACCTCTTTGAGTCTTTTAAGTCTCGTTGatctatcaatttcattcatgtaggggattgttggaaaataattattgagtaATGAATGATAATTGTATCTCTTAGTTTAATATTGCATTTTTTCATACAAttgtatattttgaaaaaatgtaTCTCTTagtttaatattgaattttttctaatatttgaattttttttcatttattatctcTATTCATGtctattaatttttcaacaaatctcttcattcatttcatctcctctatataaagccaagttaagagatttcaaaaacatatcaTCATCAAAACTATCAATATCAAAAAttctttctaaattcatttCTCCTAGTAATAAAGAAAGGCAAGATTGCGTTCGATTGATCACTATTGTTGTACTACTACTATGATCGTTTGTTGTTGTATCCTATGTGACGGACATCCAACGTTACTCAAAACACTAATGAGAGCACGAgtctgtcttaaggaaactgttTATACAAGTCTCGACAAAATTCTTCTACTAAGTTTTAACTTTGTCAGATTACAGGTATTCTGTTGTATTACTGCTACTACATTGTATTgcattgttattgttattgacATATTAATACTACATATGATATCAAATTTTCttacaaaataaccaaaataaaaatttacccataatgGGAGAATTTACccaaaaacacaaactaaactCTAATGCTCAATAAACTTGATCATGTACGAATTGAGTTTTTtctaatactaattaaataaaatatatatatttaaataatcaattaaactcATGAGCTACGTTAAGATATTCGAAATCGGTTTGTAATAAAGTTTGAAGTCGCATGACAAGTACAAATTAGATGATGTTGAATTaacaaaatacaatatttgTTCATAAATAGAGATGCAGATCATCTTTGCTGCAACATTAAATCATATACAACAATTGCATCTAAACAAGGAATTCGAAAGTGGCCAAAAACAAACATATGCAATTCCCAACTAGGTAAAATACTTTACCTCTTTGTTTCTTGGCCTAAACAAACTGCCTTGACTTAAAACCGACTAACGGCAAGCACGATATCAAACTTACTATGAAAATCATTGAGATGAAATGGTTTCACTTTGTTTATCTGCCGGATCCTTCACTGCATTAGGGAGGCTCTTTAAGACCTGCATTTGCAATGCAATATCAAAATActtattaggaaaaaaaatagtGCTATACGTCTACATTGCTCCAACTTCAGTTTTCTTGAAGTACTCACGTCCAACAACCATAGTTCGATGTATATCCAGACATGAGTATGGATAAATGACCCTCCAATGACTTTTTAAATACacaaaatcttgaaaatatttgaacATATGAGTCCAACAAAAACTCAAGTCCAAGTAACATAAATAGTAGCAATTGTAACAATGGGGACGTAAACTTACAATGAAGGCTGAAAATCCAAGCCTATCTACATTTATGATAGGAGAATAgaatattatattgaaattgtaatatTACCTGGTATATTTGCCATGAAGCGAAAGCATCAGTTGCTGCATACTGTAGTTGCGCATTGGATAAAGGATATAACTCCCAGTTTCCCAGCCTAATTTTCTTGGGCTTCAGAAGCTGCAATACTCAAATTTCAATAAGATTTCCCAATGAAAGCATTCTGCCTCTGCTCAAAGtgaaaccaaaacaaaatatcatGGTGGAATCTGAAAAGCTAGTACTATTTACCGAATGAGAACTAATATCATATTACGAGTACATAAGATGAAAGACTGCTTCAGTCTTCTCCAGGCTTTCAAATAGAAGAATTATATGGATACCTCTTTGCAAATAAACTCCTCTGTCAGAGCAGCAAGACTCCAGTGTCGGCAATCACTATCAAACTTTTGATTTGCTAGATCTGAAAGATCTTCCAAAGCATTAACAGATACTTTATAGTCACTGAACACCTTGACAGCATCGCCATCAATTGCAACTCCAACCTGTTCATTCACAAGCATTATTTCGAAAATGTATATAAACCTGATCAGAAATTCAGGAGTTTAGGTTGCCAATTAACAGATTAAATGTAAAgatattacttttataattttggagTCCTCAAGAAGAACCTGCAGACTTTGAGGTATTCCAGAATGAAAAATATGCATCACATAACAATACTGACTGTCACAACATATCTGCATCACCGCAGCCTTCCCAGGCAAAATTCCTGCAGTGTCAAAATTCCAAAGATAAACATTTATCCATGCAGTATTGTATAATGCAATTATAAGCAAACTCCTTGTCCCCTTTGCAAAAGCATAAAAATGAGTATAAAGTTTCGTTCTTATACATATAATTGAATGGGATGCAAGGATGCAACCGTAGTTTTTATTCCCAAACTAGGCAGCATTTTAACCAAATCCATCCACCCAACACGATGCAGGAAGAGGTTCTAAAGATGTGTTTGTAacacttagggtgggtttggatgggcgattgggtgccgtgcggtgtgtttagcttactttttgtctcacgatacaatatcgctacagtatttaatctcacTGTCACCGtcatttttacactaaccgcaggtaaacacaccgcccatccaaactcacccttagatTGAAATGTTAGCAAGTAATTAGTCCTCTGTTATCGTGTTCTAATCTGCAAAGTCCCTGAAAGTCATCCCCATTTCCCTTAAGTACATTCCATGGAATTTTCAATAAAGATTGCCACTTCATCAATATGATACGGCACATAATATGTGTTTTATACTTCACCACAAATGTGGATACAACTTGTAATTGTTTTAGTTGGATGATGAAGGGTGGTGGTCCGTCCTTTCTATGGTTCACcaataaaatgtattttaattattaatataaaagtaaattacaaATACTCATTATATTTGGTAttgcattattttcatttatgtatCTTTATTTAAGACATTGTTAAAATATGCATCCACATACTTTTATCTAACTTTTAGATCCTTTTAAGCCAATTCCAagacttaaaaagaaaaaccaagcATGCAGACACATACAAGTGTTGGATATCAATACCAGAGTCCACACAAGCCAATGTCTATAGTACCAAACAGATACTACTTTTCATGAAAGTTCAAGAGGGCAATACAGAAACCAGATAGACAAGTGACATGTTAGTAGAGGTGGTCAACCAAATCAGTATATTTAGCCATGAATTCTGTGTACTAGTACAAATTCAATATGTGCATGTTTCAATGCTATACTAAATGCAATCTGAGAATGATCTAAATAGACCACTTCTACCAGAAAGTAGACAAGATAAGGGAAAAACATGAATATAAATAACGGTTTGAAAGCATACAACCATTTAGGTTATCACAGTTAAGAGTATTTCAATTAAAAGGAAATGATCGGTAATGGCAACAGCAACTCATGAAACATGGATTAAAGAGCTATATTGCTTTGACTCTTTATTTTACTACAGTACCTGTATCCAACGCATATTTGGACAGGAGTATGGGATATTACCATTCGAGGATCtccaaatacattaaaaacataggaaaaaattgaatatatctGTGTTGGGAACTTACCCATATCCGGCACTCACACCTAAGGCCGAGTAATATAGGTAAAGAGTGCTTAGTTTCtgctttaaaagaaattatagcAATGCTGCTTTATGGAAGAAAGGAAGAGGACAACACCAAACACAAGagatatatattttgtttcaaaatgtgGCATATCAGAACCACTaaacatcaaaaaaaaaaaattaaaactacaaaaaaaaaaaaaacacaatgcCAATTCTAGCATAAGTATTCCATCTAGAAATCAtgcaatttgaaaaaaattccaaCTTTAAGTCtcaattctttaaaataatgatCAAAGATACCTTAGGGAGGTTTCATATTAACTTaagaaattttcacatttatttgttttcacacttttttttcttaggaaacaaacagaaaggattatatgaaatgaatgtaacaaTACAAGGAGGGTAAAGGAAGCAAACCTTTTTGGAAAGAGGGCTTCCACTCAATATCAAACCCTAAAGCAACTTGAcccatttctttcttcttaatttcaacaatttttaataGCTCCATTGCAGCATTTTCTACCTCATCTTCCGTAAAGCTATACAAAATATGACCTCCAAATCTCAACGGCGGATATCTAAGCCTTGTATTAGCTGCCAATCAGAAAAATCAAAGGGTTTActattagttcatttattttaattaaaaaacggGTAAAGTAAGGGATAGGAAATACATTGACAACGAGCGAAGGAAGACGGAAAAGAAGGCGGGGGTGAGAGAATAGAATGAGGCAATTGGCGGCCGGTTTTGAGGTTATCTTGATGATGGACGGCGGACTTGCGTTTCTTGCTAGAAGAtgaaggaggaggaggaggagtgGCTTCAATGGCATCCATTAGTCGGATCACGTCTTCAGTGAAACGGTCGTCCCAATCCAAACTGAAACTATTGTTTTCTTTGAATTCCATTTCTATATCTGAAATGGAAGTGAGGGGCGGAATTAGAGGGAAAGAGAGCTTAACGTTCAAATTTTGTTAATGGCGTCTGGTAGAGTAGTCGATGGGCCGATTTCGAAAAGTTTTTGCCAGGACTTGAGCCCATCCCAGTCCAATTCGCACAATATACTTTCTATATTaatattctaaataaaaatcCTGACAAACTTTTTGTTTCTCCAAAATttctctaaaaatatttttgttaataagaaatcaaatcttatattttctccaaaatttgtTCTTCCTATATTACATTGCAACTAggtattgtttgataaattgaaaaatcaagtgaaaaaattaaattttaaaaacataaatactaaatctaaattataaaatttatttaatatattatcttttttttaaataacataatatagtgatcattttaattacataaaattgaGTTATAACATGAAAGtagatattaattttatcttctgaatataaaaatatttaatataattaaaatttaatttggaaaaactTTTACACACTCTTAATTCTACTTAACAGAATATCTTATGCCATATGTTGTTCCCagcattaaaatttaaataaaatatataaatattttaataaataaacatttagtatttctaattttatgtatataaatagagttataacatggaaaataacctaagaattagagattttttatattttaatatagaaaatatttttacaaactcCTAATTCTGCTTAACCGATCTTCtaccaaattttaattctaatttacattaaaatttaaacattgttataaatatcttattaagtggatgtccattatgatcaagataaagttttgatatgctttaaattttaatagttattagaattagatctctacttcttttatacttcttatgtctataaataaaGATTCTGAtaaagcattgtaatcatccttttgattaataaaatacattctctGTTGCTtgcatattttctttgttctttattctctccatctctctttagTTTATAATACGTTATCAGCACAATGATtctctatattttttcaaaatctttcgaAGTCATCCTACaaatcaaattctttttcaCCTTAAACTTTCACCCTTACAAATTCATCTTCGGGATGTTGAAAGATTCAATCTCAGAATGGATTATGGTTTTTATTCCCGATCTTTGATTTATTGTACAAGCATGGTTAAAGTATAGATTTGGTAAGAAACTTTTATATTTCGaccatatgtttttttttaattaaggtatgactactattaatttttatttgacataaattttacattcgatggtatttgatttttgcctttctaggttttttttatgtaaaagacATAATTGTTAATTAGATATGTTTGTTATTAATATGGTATGTTTCTCTATTATTAATTTTGGTAAATAACTcttttgaagtgttttttaattaagttatattatgcATTATATTTAGatgttttgattattaaattcttgttattaaatattcttgaaattttaattatggtgGAAAGTGTTATTAACCTACCATTGTTGATTAAAGGAAATTTGATAGGATTTATTTAGTCTTATTAATTTGCTAATGTTGAATGATTGTAtgatatcttttaaattgaatttataaatatttaattagagcaacataatattttataatatatatgtgatattgaaatttggtacaaTGTGTATCGGATAATTTTCAAGCATCGTTacgaaaattttgattgtttattatatgatttttacaattagattataaatgttaCTACTGAAAATAAAGTTGTTTTACTAATTGTAATAGTGCTCGTGATTATAGTCAAGGTGATGACAATGATGATAAAGATCttggtatattttactatgttttatttattatgttatgtttattatagttggaaaataatcatgacaacatgaatagatagattttgatttgaaatctcaCGCATGTTTGCGATAGTGATTATGAAAAAAGAATCTATTGGGATGTTTATAAGTCCATCCTACTAGATTTGTTACATTCCCAAGTgaatgtaaacataaagaaaataaaagatataagtatagaccactaaaagtggaaacatagtaataaataagagaacaatgagagttctcaagataactcttcaaagggtaaagataacttcattatcaatgtgatatgaaatattattggccacatatgtggcgtatgcccaaatattttatttctattaatattctttgagaaatgatatgaaaatgtagtaatgaattttatcattatagatagaaaatatttatcttatttggtactaaagcaaccaaatattatttcaatatttgatagtacaacattagttgaaagctctagaaaagctaatatatcaatatctaaaaagtaaaaagttgtgatttaatgcattacttttaaaagatatttgtaatggatctcatattgagattgtgaatgagaaaatattatatttcatatgaataaaaACTAGATtgggttattaatttatatttattttataatatttgtgatattcttttgtcatcatccccattaaaggattgaaagcaaaatattttcttgtgaAAAATTACTTATGAGCAAagaatatgataattctatctaaagcttattatggttggatgcacttaaagttacaagtttttttaaaactgtgagtat
This genomic window from Gossypium raimondii isolate GPD5lz chromosome 10, ASM2569854v1, whole genome shotgun sequence contains:
- the LOC105778078 gene encoding 3'-5' exonuclease isoform X2, translating into MEFKENNSFSLDWDDRFTEDVIRLMDAIEATPPPPPSSSSKKRKSAVHHQDNLKTGRQLPHSILSPPPSFPSSFARCQSNTRLRYPPLRFGGHILYSFTEDEVENAAMELLKIVEIKKKEMGQVALGFDIEWKPSFQKGILPGKAAVMQICCDSQYCYVMHIFHSGIPQSLQVGVAIDGDAVKVFSDYKVSVNALEDLSDLANQKFDSDCRHWSLAALTEEFICKELLKPKKIRLGNWELYPLSNAQLQYAATDAFASWQIYQVLKSLPNAVKDPADKQSETISSQ
- the LOC105778078 gene encoding 3'-5' exonuclease isoform X1, translated to MEFKENNSFSLDWDDRFTEDVIRLMDAIEATPPPPPSSSSKKRKSAVHHQDNLKTGRQLPHSILSPPPSFPSSFARCQSNTRLRYPPLRFGGHILYSFTEDEVENAAMELLKIVEIKKKEMGQVALGFDIEWKPSFQKGILPGKAAVMQICCDSQYCYVMHIFHSGIPQSLQVLLEDSKIIKVGVAIDGDAVKVFSDYKVSVNALEDLSDLANQKFDSDCRHWSLAALTEEFICKELLKPKKIRLGNWELYPLSNAQLQYAATDAFASWQIYQVLKSLPNAVKDPADKQSETISSQ